A stretch of DNA from Curtobacterium sp. MCBD17_035:
GCCATGGGCATCCGCACCGTCATGATCACGGGTGACAACCCGCGCACGGCGGCCGCGATCGCGGCCGAGGCGGGCGTCGACGACTTCCTCGCCGAGGCGACGCCCGAGGACAAGCTGCGGCTCATCAAGCAGGAGCAGGAGGGCGGCAACCTCGTCGCGATGACCGGTGACGGCACGAACGACGCCCCGGCGCTCGCCCAGGCCGACGTCGGCGTCGCGATGAACACGGGCACGACCGCGGCCAAGGAGGCCGGCAACATGGTCGACCTCGACTCGGACCCGACGAAGCTCATCGACGTCGTGCGGATCGGCAAGCAGTTGCTCATCACCCGCGGGGCGCTCACCACGTTCTCGATCGCGAACGACGTCGCGAAGTACTTCGCGATCATCCCCGCGATGTTCCAGGTGGCGTTCCCCGGCCTGGCGGTGCTCAACGTCATGCACCTGCACAGCCCGGCGTCGGCGATCCTCAGCGCGGTCGTGTTCAACGCGCTCGTCATCGTCGCGCTCATCCCCCTGTCGCTCCGCGGCGTCACGTACCGGGCGGCGTCCGCGTCGAGCATCCTCGGCCGGAACCTGCTCGTCTACGGCCTCGGGGGCGTCATCGTGCCGTTCATCGGCATCAAGATCATCGACCTCATCGTCGGTCTCATCCCGGGCTTCTGAGCCCGGCTACGAGGAGTTCCACACCATGGCATCGACACGCACCACACTCCGCACGGCGGGCGTCGCCCTCCGTCTCACCGTCCTCAGCACGATCGTCCTCGGCGTCGGGTACCCGCTCGCCGTCTGGGGCGTCGGGCAGGTCGCGTTCCCGCACCAGGCGAACGGCTCGATGGTCCAGGACTCGTCCGGCCACGTCGTCGGCTCGTCGCTCGTCGGCCAGTCGTTCACGACGCGGAAGGGCGCCACGATCGACCGTTGGTTCCGGTCGCGCCCCTCCGCGGCGGGGGATGGGTACGACGCCAACGCGTCCTCCGGCTCGAACCTCGGCCCGGACAACCCCGACCTCGTCACGGCCGTCCGGGACCGCCGCGCCGCCATCGCGAAGGCCGACGGCGTGCCCGTCTCCTCCGTGCCGGCCGACGCCGTCACCGCGTCCGGCTCGGGCCTCGACCCCGACATCAGCCCGGCGTCCGCGCTCGAGCAGGTCGACCGCGTCGCCCACGCCCGCGGCCTGTCCACGGCGCGGGTCCGGCAGCTCGTCGAGGACCACACCGCCGGACGCCAGCTCGGGTTCCTCGGTGACCCGACGGTGGACGTGCTCGAGCTCAACCTCGCGCTCGCCGACCTGCGCTGAGGACGACGAGCATGCAACGGGGACGCCTCCGGGTCCTGCTCGGCGCCGCCCCGGGCGTCGGCAAGACCTACACCATGCTCGAGGAGGGCCGCCGCCTCCGCGACGAGGGCCGTGACGTCGTCGTGTCCGTGGTGGAGACCCACGGCCGCGCGGCGACCGCGGCCCTCGTCGCGGGGCTCGAGCTGGTCCCGCGGCGCACGGTCGAACACCGCGGCGTCCGGCTCGACGACATGGACCTGGAGGCCGTGCTCGCCCGCCGCCCGGACGTCGCGCTCGTCGACGAACTCGCCCACACGAACGCGCCCGGCAGTCCGCACGACAAGCGCTGGCAGGACGTCGAGGCGATCCTCGCCGCCGGGATCGACGTGATCTCGACGGTGAACGTGCAGCACATGCAGTCGCTGTCGACCGTCGTGCAGGAGATCACGGGCACGGTGCAGCGCGAGACCGTCCCCGACGCGGTCGTCCGGGCCGCCGACCAGATCGAGGTCGTCGACCTCTCGCCACAGGCCCTGCGAGACCGGCTCTCCGACGGGCTGGTCTACCCCGCGGCTCGGATCGACGCCGCGCTGTCCAACTACTTCCGGCTCGGGAACCTGACGGCGCTCCGCGAGCTCGCGCTCCTCTGGCTCGCCGACGAGGTCGACGACGCCCTGAAGAAGTACCGCGCCGAGCACGGCATCCAGCACAAGTGGGAGGCCCGGGATCGCGTCCTGGTCGCACTCACCGGCGGTCCCGAGGGCGAGACCCTGCTCCGCCGCGGGGCACGGATCGCCGCCCGGTCCGCCGGCGGCGAGCTCGCCGCCGTGCACGTCACCACGAGCGACGGCCTCCGCGAGCGCCATCCGGGTGCGCTCGGTCGCCAGCGCGCACTCGTCGAGCAGCTCGGCGGCACCTACCACCAGGTCGTCGGGGACGACGTCCCGACCACGCTCGTGCGGTTCGCCCGATCCGTCGACGCGACCCAGATCGTGATCGGGGTGAGCCGTCGGTCGCGGGTGCTCGCCGCGCTGACCGGTCCGGGCATCGGCACGACCATCGTGCGCGAGTCCGGTGACATCGACGTCCACATCGTGACGCACAGCGCCGCCGGGGGCCGCCTCGCACTCCCCCGACTGGGCGGCAGTCTGTCGCGCTCCCGGGTCGTGGCCGCGTTCCTCCTGGCCCTCGCGATCGGGCCGCTCCTGACGTTCGTGCTGTCCTCCGTGGGCGACCGCGACGCGATCACGGTCGAGGTGCTCGCCTACCAGATGCTCGTGCTCGTCGTGGCGCTCGTCGGCGGGATGTGGCCGGCCGTGTTCGCCGCGGTGCTGTCGGGGCTGTCCCTCGACTTCTTCTTCGTGCAACCCCTGTACACGGTGACCGTGCAACGGCCCTGGCACCTCGCGGCCCTCATCCTCTACGTGGCGAGCGCCGTCGCGGTGAGCTGGGTCGTGGACCGGTCCGCGCGACGATCGCGCGCCGCCCGCCGTGCCGCCGCCGAGTCCGCGCTCCTGGTCGGGATCGCCGGCAGCGTCCTGCGCGGGGACGACGCCCTGCAGGCACTCGTCGACCGAGCGCGTGAGGCGTTCGGGTTCGACGGTGTGCTCGTCCGGCAGGGTGAGGACGTCGTCGCCGAGGCCGGCGCCGTGCATGGTGCGCCGAGCGCGACCACGCGCCTCCAGTCCGGCGGCACCGTCGAGTTCCACGGTTCCGCCGACCCGGGCGGACAGCGGTTGCTCCGCGTCGTCGAGCGGCAGATCGACGTGGCGCTCGACCACCGCACCCTGGCGCGGACGGCGGGCGAGGCGGAGCGGATCGCGGCGGCGGACCGGGTGCGCAGCGCCATCCTCGCCGCCGTCGGGCACGACGTGCGTCGGCCGCTGGCCGCCGCGTCGGCCGCGATCCAAGGCCTCCGCGCGCAGGACGTCACCCTGTCCGACCACGACCGGGAGGTCCTCCTCACCACCGCCGACGAGAGCCTGCGGACCCTCGGGTCACTGCTCGCGGACCTGCTCGACGTCTCGCGGGTCCAGGCGGGCGCGCTCGCCGTGGCGACCGCACCGATCGGCGTCGACACCGTCGTCGCTCCGGCGCTCGACGAGCTCGAGCTCGGCCCGGGCGCCGTCGACCTCGACCTGCCCGCCGAGCTCCCGCCGGTCCGTGCCGACGCGGTGCTGCTGCAGCGGGTCGTCGTGAACCTGCTCGCGAACGCCGAGCGGTACGCCCCCGCCGGCACCCGCGTCCGCGTGGCGGCGAGCGCCTTCGGCGG
This window harbors:
- a CDS encoding ATP-binding protein, which gives rise to MQRGRLRVLLGAAPGVGKTYTMLEEGRRLRDEGRDVVVSVVETHGRAATAALVAGLELVPRRTVEHRGVRLDDMDLEAVLARRPDVALVDELAHTNAPGSPHDKRWQDVEAILAAGIDVISTVNVQHMQSLSTVVQEITGTVQRETVPDAVVRAADQIEVVDLSPQALRDRLSDGLVYPAARIDAALSNYFRLGNLTALRELALLWLADEVDDALKKYRAEHGIQHKWEARDRVLVALTGGPEGETLLRRGARIAARSAGGELAAVHVTTSDGLRERHPGALGRQRALVEQLGGTYHQVVGDDVPTTLVRFARSVDATQIVIGVSRRSRVLAALTGPGIGTTIVRESGDIDVHIVTHSAAGGRLALPRLGGSLSRSRVVAAFLLALAIGPLLTFVLSSVGDRDAITVEVLAYQMLVLVVALVGGMWPAVFAAVLSGLSLDFFFVQPLYTVTVQRPWHLAALILYVASAVAVSWVVDRSARRSRAARRAAAESALLVGIAGSVLRGDDALQALVDRAREAFGFDGVLVRQGEDVVAEAGAVHGAPSATTRLQSGGTVEFHGSADPGGQRLLRVVERQIDVALDHRTLARTAGEAERIAAADRVRSAILAAVGHDVRRPLAAASAAIQGLRAQDVTLSDHDREVLLTTADESLRTLGSLLADLLDVSRVQAGALAVATAPIGVDTVVAPALDELELGPGAVDLDLPAELPPVRADAVLLQRVVVNLLANAERYAPAGTRVRVAASAFGGMVELRIADQGPGIPPERRDDVFMPFQRLGDTDNDTGLGLGLALARGFIEAMDGSVEVDDTPGGGLTVVVRLPIAGHLGVGTVTTHTHGTATST
- the kdpC gene encoding K(+)-transporting ATPase subunit C, with product MASTRTTLRTAGVALRLTVLSTIVLGVGYPLAVWGVGQVAFPHQANGSMVQDSSGHVVGSSLVGQSFTTRKGATIDRWFRSRPSAAGDGYDANASSGSNLGPDNPDLVTAVRDRRAAIAKADGVPVSSVPADAVTASGSGLDPDISPASALEQVDRVAHARGLSTARVRQLVEDHTAGRQLGFLGDPTVDVLELNLALADLR